A single window of Salvia splendens isolate huo1 chromosome 6, SspV2, whole genome shotgun sequence DNA harbors:
- the LOC121806670 gene encoding CMP-sialic acid transporter 1-like — MQWYVVASFLTVLTSSQGILTTLSQSNGGYKYDYATVPFLAEVFKLIVSCLMLWRECQASPSPKITTDWRSVRLYPIPSIIYLIHNNVQFATLTYVDTSTYQIMGNLKIVTTGILFRLFLRRKLSNLQWMAIVLLAIGTTTSQVKGCGETSCDSLFSSPIQGYMLGVLSACLSALAGVYTEFLMKKNNDSLYWQNIQLYTFGAIFNMAKLATDDFRSGFENGPWWRRLFNGYSVTTWLVVLNLGSTGLLVSWLMKYADNIVKVYSTSMAMLLTMLVSVYIFHFKPTLQLFLGIVICMMSLHMYFAPPTVLVDLPLTAKASPESLDEVSANRRTAS; from the exons ATGCAGTGGTACGTCGTCGCTTCATTCCTCACCGTTCTCACAAGCTCTCAG GGGATATTGACGACACTGTCCCAGAGTAATGGGGGGTACAAGTATGACTATGCTACTGTGCCTTTTCTTGCTGAAGTTTTTAAG CTAATTGTGTCTTGTTTGATGCTGTGGAGAGAATGCCAGGCTTCGCCTTCCCCTAAAATCACAACTGATTGGAGAAGTGTGCGGTTGTATCCGATTCCGTCAATCATATACCTCATTCACAACAATGTGCAGTTTGCCACATTGACTTATGTTGATACCTCCACTTATCAGATAATGGGAAACTTAAAGATTGTTACGACTGGAATACTGTTCAG GCTATTTTTGAGGAGGAAGCTTTCTAATTTGCAGTGGATGGCTATCGTTCTATTGGCTATTGGAACAACCACAAGCCAG GTTAAAGGTTGTGGAGAAACTTCTTGTGATTCTCTCTTCTCGTCTCCAATTCAAGGATACATGCTGGGTGTATTATCAGCTTGTCTCTCTGCTTTGGCTGGCGTGTACACGGAATTCTTGATGAAAAAGAACAATGACAGCTTATATTGGCAGAATATTCAATTATACAC ATTTGGTGCAATATTCAACATGGCCAAACTAGCTACTGATGATTTCAGAAGTGGATTCGAGAATGGTCCTTGGTGGCGACGTCTTTTCAATGGATACAGTGTAACAACTTGGCTGGTAGTGCTAAATCTTGGTTCGACTGGACTGCTAGTATCGTGGTTGATGAAGTATGCAGATAACATCGTTAAG GTGTATTCAACGTCGATGGCCATGTTATTAACAATGCTGGTATCTGTGTACATTTTCCATTTCAAACCGACTCTTCAG CTCTTTTTGGGAATTGTGATCTGCATGATGTCACTGCACATGTATTTTGCCCCTCCAACCGTGCTTGTGGACTTGCCTCTGACGGCAAAAGCATCACCTGAAAGTCTGGATGAAGTTTCTGCTAATCGAAGAACAGCTTCCTAG